From the genome of Acetomicrobium sp. S15 = DSM 107314:
TACAAAGTTTATCGGGTCTAAAAGATCGGTCTCTCTCGTGCCCGGCGAGCTGCCGCGCACGTCAACTCCGCACACCGCTCCGCTCTCGCAGAGCACGACGGTACAACCTGTTGCACCCTTCAAGTCTGTCGCGTTTCCTACTTTTATGCCGTATACAGGAATCTTGGTGACCATTTCTAACCCCCCGTAATCACTTTGATAATGGCCAATATCATGCCGGTTACGCCTTCGCCTCCCAAAAATCCCGATCCTATTAATGTGCCCTTTTCGGAATGAGCCGGTGCAAATCTATCCACTAACAGCCTGGTCAGGCCTCCTATGCCTGCGGCTGACGAAATCGCCATGGGTAAATATACTCCTATACCCAGCGTCATTCCGGGAATGCCAAGGAAATATAATATTATGCCTATGGCAAGTCCGAAGGCGAAGGCTTGAGGATTGGGAAGCCCCTGCACCATGGCCGAGACCGCATATGCCTGTGGCGCTACGAGAGCGGTGCCGGGTCCCATGGCTCCATACGCCCTGTGGAGGGTATAGAGGGCCAACACCGAGACGAGGGCGCCTACGATGGCGCCGACGCCCTCGGAGAACAGCTGTGCCTTCGGATCAGTCCCGAGCAGATATCCGGCTTTGAAGTCTTGTAGGACATCTCCGGCAACACCGCTTGCGATGGCTACGACGGCGGCCAGCAATATCGCCTCCGTGGCATCGAGCGGCACGAGTAAGCGAATGGCCAAAAGGGCAAGGATGCCAAAAATCTCCATGGGATCTATGCCGGTCTGTCCAGTCAACGTGGCTGCCATCGATGTGGTGACCCACACGCAGAGCACCAAGAGAATACTTGCGCCGAGAGGAATTAAGCCAACCCACGAAAGGAGCACGACAATTGCAGCCAAAAGCACGGCAATGCCGCCCGAAGTTCTTCCCCTGGTCCCTTTGAGAAGCGGGGCGAAAATTTCCCTCGCCCTCGGGATCACTCCTTTGACCAGTACACCTATCCCAGAGCCGACGACTAAGCCTATCCCAAGGCTATTTTTGAACGCCTCGGCTGAAGCCACGTCGAGAAACCAGCCATAAGAGAGCCCAACTGGAATTAAAAAGAAATAGCTTACGCAAGCTCCGAGGAACCATGTGCCCATGT
Proteins encoded in this window:
- a CDS encoding OPT/YSL family transporter, whose protein sequence is MGKSPKGVPFNQQLTLRGIIIGAAGSVVVTASSTYVALRLGALPWPTVFVAILSLSVLRLLGHTNINEVNVTHTAMSAGGLVAGGFAFTVPAIWMLNPTAQESIWRLLSISLCGALLGLAFTAMIRPYFIEGERLPYPMGIAASETLKAGYEGGARAGYLFGALSIAAVVTALRDQFGKIPAAIVSQTLTAKNVFFSLWISPMAVGIGYIIGPLYMGTWFLGACVSYFFLIPVGLSYGWFLDVASAEAFKNSLGIGLVVGSGIGVLVKGVIPRAREIFAPLLKGTRGRTSGGIAVLLAAIVVLLSWVGLIPLGASILLVLCVWVTTSMAATLTGQTGIDPMEIFGILALLAIRLLVPLDATEAILLAAVVAIASGVAGDVLQDFKAGYLLGTDPKAQLFSEGVGAIVGALVSVLALYTLHRAYGAMGPGTALVAPQAYAVSAMVQGLPNPQAFAFGLAIGIILYFLGIPGMTLGIGVYLPMAISSAAGIGGLTRLLVDRFAPAHSEKGTLIGSGFLGGEGVTGMILAIIKVITGG